In Bacteroidia bacterium, a genomic segment contains:
- a CDS encoding T9SS type A sorting domain-containing protein → MRHQLLRFLLAIVFFTFGYSLNLSGQNLRPVCGTDDYFQVQSQKDPQFVQRNAALKRFIADQLAKGGNPSRGTIYQIPIVVHVVYNTPDQNITDAQVQSQIDVLNEDFRRLNADTVNTPAPFKPVAGDAEIEFCLAAYDPAGNPSSGITRTSTNKSVFSLGSDDIKSAATGGADPWPQTDYLNVWVGPLGGGLLGYAAPPGGSGSGVVIGPEYFGRVGTNLDPSFDLGRTATHEIGHWLSLAHTWGGGGCANDDGISDTPVQDQANFGCQTFPHISCPSEVNGDMFMNYMDYSDDDCFNLFTKGQATAMRAMFAPGGPLVSFLTSGGCQKAGFNDLGVEAILDPAGDQCGGKSQAEIVLKNYGQNVVNSAEIKYELDGNLIAINFWTGALSPGASQIVTFPSFTVSIGTHSFRAYSTKPNGSADIDTSNDTLSSTFEALNNAGMPIPYFEGFESGIFPPQNWQMTNSDNLTTWQPAPIGRSGSGSAFMDNYNYSSFGEADELLSPGLDLTPFEKVGMSFHLAYARYAENSGFTDTLEVWGSGDCGKNFKLLWKKYGNDLSTTAATTSSFVPLSASQWRQEWVDLTDFTDSTYVVIKFRHITNYENNLYIDNINITEIFSLDIDDALTVGDLVLSPNPASQEVNLSYDARTGGNIQVSLIDLNGRQLLSKTFSASTGTNQFALPLTQLAAGIYFVRLSSENGEIVKKLAVE, encoded by the coding sequence ATGAGACATCAACTTTTACGTTTTTTGCTGGCAATCGTATTCTTTACATTTGGATACTCTTTAAATCTGTCCGGACAGAATCTGCGTCCCGTATGTGGAACTGATGACTATTTCCAGGTACAGTCTCAAAAAGACCCGCAATTTGTACAGAGAAATGCTGCGCTGAAACGGTTTATTGCCGATCAGCTGGCTAAAGGTGGAAATCCTTCCCGCGGTACCATTTATCAGATTCCTATTGTTGTGCATGTGGTTTACAATACTCCGGATCAGAATATTACCGATGCACAGGTTCAGTCACAAATAGATGTCCTGAATGAAGATTTCCGTCGATTAAATGCCGATACCGTCAATACCCCTGCACCCTTTAAACCGGTTGCGGGTGATGCTGAGATTGAATTTTGCCTGGCGGCCTATGATCCTGCCGGAAATCCTTCTTCTGGTATAACCCGTACCTCTACAAACAAGTCCGTTTTTTCCCTTGGATCAGACGACATTAAATCTGCGGCTACTGGTGGTGCAGACCCCTGGCCTCAAACTGATTACCTCAATGTGTGGGTAGGCCCCCTGGGCGGAGGATTACTGGGATATGCAGCGCCTCCCGGAGGTAGTGGCTCAGGAGTGGTTATCGGCCCCGAATATTTTGGCCGGGTGGGTACCAATCTCGATCCGTCTTTTGATTTGGGCCGAACCGCAACCCATGAAATCGGACACTGGCTGTCTCTTGCTCATACCTGGGGCGGCGGCGGTTGTGCCAATGATGATGGTATCTCCGATACCCCTGTACAGGATCAGGCCAATTTTGGCTGTCAGACCTTTCCGCACATAAGCTGTCCCTCAGAAGTGAACGGGGATATGTTTATGAATTATATGGATTACAGCGACGACGATTGTTTTAATCTCTTCACCAAAGGACAGGCCACCGCTATGCGGGCAATGTTTGCGCCGGGCGGACCGTTGGTATCGTTTCTTACTTCCGGTGGTTGCCAGAAGGCTGGATTTAACGACCTGGGCGTTGAGGCGATTCTGGACCCTGCTGGTGATCAGTGTGGGGGGAAATCACAGGCCGAAATTGTTTTGAAAAATTATGGACAGAACGTGGTGAATTCTGCCGAAATCAAATACGAACTTGATGGCAATCTGATCGCTATCAACTTTTGGACCGGAGCACTCAGCCCGGGTGCATCACAGATTGTTACCTTCCCTTCTTTTACTGTCTCTATTGGTACCCATAGCTTTAGGGCTTATTCTACCAAACCCAACGGAAGTGCAGATATTGATACTTCCAATGATACCTTGTCCAGCACTTTTGAAGCACTTAACAATGCCGGAATGCCTATCCCTTACTTTGAGGGATTTGAAAGTGGGATATTTCCTCCTCAAAACTGGCAGATGACCAATAGCGACAATCTTACCACCTGGCAGCCTGCTCCTATCGGCAGAAGCGGTTCGGGCTCAGCATTTATGGACAATTACAACTACTCTTCTTTTGGTGAAGCCGACGAATTGCTCTCGCCCGGTCTGGACCTTACGCCATTTGAGAAAGTAGGGATGTCTTTCCATCTTGCCTATGCACGTTATGCTGAAAACTCCGGCTTTACCGATACACTTGAAGTCTGGGGATCAGGGGATTGTGGCAAAAATTTCAAACTTCTGTGGAAAAAATACGGAAACGATCTTTCAACGACTGCAGCCACTACTTCTTCCTTCGTGCCTCTTTCTGCCTCACAATGGCGCCAGGAATGGGTCGATCTGACTGATTTTACAGATAGTACTTACGTTGTGATTAAATTCCGGCACATCACCAATTATGAAAATAACCTCTATATTGACAATATCAATATCACTGAAATTTTCAGCCTGGATATAGACGATGCGCTCACCGTGGGTGATTTGGTACTTTCTCCCAACCCTGCATCACAGGAAGTAAACCTGAGTTATGATGCACGCACAGGCGGCAATATACAGGTATCGCTGATTGATCTGAATGGTCGGCAATTGCTTTCAAAAACATTTTCGGCTTCGACCGGAACCAATCAATTTGCCCTACCGCTTACCCAATTGGCCGCAGGAATTTATTTTGTACGCCTTAGCAGTGAAAACGGAGAAATTGTAAAAAAACTGGCGGTTGAATAA
- the priA gene encoding primosomal protein N': MPVIAEVILPLPVRSNFYYLVREDQLASIAVGKRVLVSFGKSKIYTGAIRQIITDPTEKQLRDLKPLEDILDETPVLGEKQLQLFEWIAFYYMCTAGEVLKAALPSGLKPESSLRVTMPDDLDWKPLQLDDKEYILLEALSIQPVLDFKEVSDIWSILNPSPRLKTMEARGLVRLFQLVEPKYKPKYKTFLKLAEAFTSEASLNEAFDAVAKSPAQENLLMRIVSAWYKGNILPKTETLKELELTSQVAKTLVKKGFIEEEEVLVDRLEMYGYKVHEQNIVLNPMQEKAIGEIRESLTTFPGKPVLLHGITGSGKTHIYIDLIREIIAQGKQVLYLLPEITLTKQIIDRVKSAFGESVGIYHSKFNDQERVEIWHKVNKREYQIVIGVRSAIFLPFTDLGMVIVDEEHDSSFKQYEPAPRYNARDVAIYYGVTHKVPVILGSATPSFESYQNARQNKYTLVELKQRATSANMPQIQIVDMRIQKKQRLANGVFSKVLQDTMTETLARGEQIILFQNRRGFAPYLICETCGYVPQCINCDISTTYHKGKEHLRCHYCGHTDFNVNKCDHCGNYTLRRAGAGTERIEEEVSALFPQHVIERMDLDTTRTKLGYQHIISRFENRQIDILVGTQMVSKGLDFENVTLVGVINADNLLTFPDFRAYENAYQLLTQVSGRAGRSTKKGHVIIQSMMPDNVVLTSVEKPFEEFFAQEMPTRHQIGYPPFTRLIRIEFKHKDRNFIETEALRLNNLLKPMFGVNLLGPDYALVARVRNQYRMQFLVKVGKTIPAVKLREIMNQAIEKYYESAPVKSLRIMIDIDPV; the protein is encoded by the coding sequence TTGCCTGTAATCGCTGAAGTCATATTACCCCTGCCTGTCCGGTCCAACTTTTACTATCTGGTCAGGGAAGACCAATTGGCGTCCATAGCTGTGGGCAAACGGGTGCTCGTGAGTTTTGGCAAATCCAAAATTTATACCGGCGCCATCCGCCAAATCATTACTGATCCCACCGAAAAACAGTTGCGGGATCTCAAACCACTGGAAGATATTCTCGACGAAACACCGGTTTTGGGAGAAAAACAGCTCCAGTTATTCGAATGGATTGCTTTTTATTATATGTGTACGGCGGGAGAAGTTCTGAAAGCGGCCCTGCCCTCCGGACTCAAGCCGGAAAGCTCTCTCCGCGTTACGATGCCTGACGACCTCGACTGGAAACCACTCCAGCTGGATGATAAAGAGTATATTCTGCTCGAAGCACTCAGCATCCAGCCTGTACTGGATTTTAAAGAAGTATCTGACATTTGGAGTATTCTCAACCCATCTCCCCGCCTCAAAACTATGGAGGCCAGGGGGCTGGTCAGGCTGTTTCAACTCGTAGAACCCAAATACAAACCGAAATATAAAACTTTCCTCAAACTTGCCGAGGCTTTTACCAGTGAGGCCAGTCTCAATGAGGCTTTTGATGCTGTAGCCAAATCTCCGGCTCAGGAAAACCTGCTGATGCGCATTGTTTCGGCATGGTATAAGGGGAATATTCTCCCCAAAACAGAAACCCTCAAGGAGTTGGAACTCACTTCGCAGGTAGCAAAAACACTGGTAAAAAAAGGATTTATCGAAGAGGAAGAAGTACTCGTCGACCGCCTGGAGATGTATGGGTATAAAGTTCACGAACAAAACATTGTTCTCAACCCCATGCAGGAAAAAGCTATCGGCGAAATACGGGAAAGCCTCACAACTTTTCCCGGTAAACCTGTCCTCCTTCACGGAATCACCGGGAGCGGAAAAACCCATATTTATATCGATCTGATCCGGGAAATCATTGCTCAGGGAAAACAGGTGCTTTATCTCCTCCCGGAAATCACCCTTACCAAACAGATCATTGACCGTGTAAAAAGTGCTTTTGGAGAGTCAGTAGGCATATATCACAGCAAATTTAACGACCAGGAGCGAGTCGAAATCTGGCATAAAGTCAACAAAAGAGAATATCAGATCGTCATTGGCGTTCGGTCTGCCATTTTCCTTCCTTTTACAGATCTGGGTATGGTCATTGTGGATGAAGAACATGACAGCTCCTTTAAACAATACGAGCCCGCCCCTCGCTACAATGCCCGCGATGTCGCGATCTATTATGGTGTAACACATAAGGTTCCGGTTATTCTTGGTTCTGCCACCCCTTCCTTCGAATCCTATCAAAACGCCAGGCAAAATAAATATACACTTGTCGAGCTGAAACAGCGGGCAACTTCAGCCAACATGCCACAGATACAAATTGTGGATATGCGCATTCAGAAAAAACAGCGGCTGGCGAATGGTGTATTTTCAAAGGTATTGCAAGATACCATGACAGAAACACTCGCAAGGGGAGAACAGATTATTTTGTTTCAAAACCGACGAGGATTTGCGCCCTACCTGATCTGTGAAACTTGCGGGTACGTGCCGCAATGTATCAACTGCGATATCAGTACCACTTATCATAAAGGTAAAGAACATCTTCGCTGCCATTACTGTGGCCATACCGATTTTAATGTAAACAAATGTGATCATTGCGGAAATTATACCCTTCGCCGGGCAGGTGCAGGTACAGAGCGAATAGAAGAAGAAGTGTCGGCACTCTTCCCGCAACACGTGATAGAGCGCATGGACCTCGACACCACCCGAACCAAACTAGGTTATCAGCATATTATCAGTAGGTTTGAAAACCGTCAGATAGATATTCTGGTAGGTACTCAAATGGTATCGAAGGGGCTGGACTTTGAAAATGTCACACTTGTTGGCGTCATTAACGCAGACAACCTGCTTACTTTCCCTGATTTTCGCGCTTATGAAAATGCCTATCAGTTGCTGACGCAGGTCAGTGGGCGAGCAGGCCGGAGTACGAAAAAAGGCCATGTCATCATACAAAGTATGATGCCCGACAATGTGGTACTTACCTCCGTGGAAAAGCCATTTGAGGAATTTTTTGCCCAGGAAATGCCCACACGCCACCAAATCGGATATCCGCCTTTCACCCGATTGATAAGAATAGAATTTAAACACAAAGACAGAAACTTTATTGAAACAGAAGCACTCCGGCTCAACAACCTCCTCAAACCTATGTTTGGCGTAAATTTGCTGGGCCCTGACTATGCCCTCGTTGCCAGAGTAAGAAACCAATACCGAATGCAGTTTCTCGTTAAAGTTGGGAAAACGATCCCGGCTGTGAAGTTGCGTGAGATTATGAACCAGGCAATCGAAAAATATTATGAATCAGCGCCAGTAAAAAGTCTCCGAATTATGATCGACATAGATCCTGTTTGA
- a CDS encoding DUF3467 domain-containing protein, whose amino-acid sequence MDDQQRKKSANQLNIELSAETARGVYSNLAVISHSHSEFIMDFIQILSGTPKAEVRSRVIMTPQNAKRLLMALKENLEKFEQTNGEVLIPDKDIHLPPNFGGPTGYA is encoded by the coding sequence ATGGATGATCAACAAAGGAAAAAGTCTGCCAACCAGCTTAATATCGAACTCTCCGCAGAAACTGCACGGGGGGTTTACAGCAACCTGGCCGTTATCTCCCATTCCCACTCCGAATTCATCATGGACTTTATTCAGATTTTGTCCGGTACTCCCAAGGCTGAAGTTCGCTCCCGGGTCATTATGACTCCCCAAAATGCCAAGCGCTTACTGATGGCGCTGAAGGAAAATCTGGAAAAATTTGAACAAACCAATGGTGAAGTACTGATTCCTGATAAAGACATTCACCTCCCCCCCAATTTCGGCGGCCCTACTGGTTATGCTTAA